Proteins encoded in a region of the Haloglomus salinum genome:
- a CDS encoding DUF402 domain-containing protein, with translation MSGEGAGDTGGPLEVPAETDQLSVRIRGIYTTALTALLHDSTTDGVPTRVVQASEPIRERFTDEFQAAAADVTVSTTGERQGVGASGAPWAVERLAERLSSVGRDTFAWEATLPAGAVYQGVVTDALGNGAVVDCGPDSGFLPYSATDDYVEEGDVLRVQVRDPRPPWDDDRAELGTDLVVDGGLVELRRGGSRGSSEAARMAEMLPVDVPDRWAPRWDRAADDADLDALADALGRAVERVETVTDAVEMDPDDAPGPLAAPAATVWCWFGRESRFELDDHRRGVTATMPGHHRTKAADYAASAAVDFAEAVAGDRFGPDDGFPFAAVTRQFGPREGDRLALHHGKPDGRLITLGRGEVTDYDPEGQVTVRRQMSAGGTYDALGVERQAGDVAITKLQEGRWWYPTVYRGDDGTRRGTYVNVCTPVELFPEAARYVDLHVDVVKHTDGTVERVDDDELDEAVERGHVSEPLAEKARNVARAVERGLK, from the coding sequence ATGAGCGGCGAGGGGGCGGGCGACACCGGTGGACCTCTCGAGGTGCCCGCGGAGACCGACCAGCTCTCCGTCCGGATTCGGGGCATCTACACGACCGCACTGACCGCGCTACTGCACGACTCGACGACCGACGGCGTCCCGACCCGGGTGGTGCAGGCCTCCGAGCCCATCCGGGAGCGGTTCACCGACGAGTTCCAGGCCGCCGCGGCCGACGTGACCGTCTCGACGACGGGCGAGCGCCAGGGCGTCGGCGCCTCCGGCGCGCCGTGGGCGGTCGAACGACTCGCCGAGCGCCTCTCGAGCGTCGGGCGCGACACCTTCGCGTGGGAGGCCACGCTCCCGGCGGGCGCCGTCTACCAGGGCGTCGTCACCGACGCACTCGGGAACGGCGCGGTCGTCGACTGTGGCCCGGACTCGGGCTTTCTCCCGTACAGCGCGACCGACGACTACGTCGAGGAGGGCGACGTCCTCCGTGTGCAGGTTCGTGACCCCCGCCCGCCGTGGGACGACGACCGCGCCGAGCTCGGCACGGACCTGGTCGTCGATGGCGGCCTCGTGGAGTTGCGGCGCGGCGGCTCGCGCGGGTCGAGCGAGGCCGCGCGGATGGCCGAGATGCTCCCCGTCGACGTGCCCGACAGGTGGGCACCGCGCTGGGACCGCGCCGCGGACGACGCCGACCTCGACGCGCTCGCGGACGCACTCGGGCGGGCGGTCGAGCGCGTCGAGACCGTGACGGACGCCGTCGAGATGGACCCGGACGACGCACCCGGCCCCCTCGCCGCCCCAGCGGCGACCGTCTGGTGCTGGTTCGGCCGGGAGTCCCGCTTCGAACTGGACGACCACCGGCGCGGCGTCACGGCGACGATGCCCGGCCACCACCGCACCAAGGCCGCGGACTACGCGGCCAGCGCCGCCGTCGACTTCGCCGAGGCCGTCGCCGGCGATAGATTCGGGCCCGACGACGGGTTCCCGTTCGCGGCCGTCACCCGCCAGTTCGGCCCCCGGGAGGGCGACCGGCTCGCGCTCCACCACGGGAAGCCGGACGGCCGCCTCATCACCCTCGGCCGCGGCGAGGTGACCGACTACGACCCCGAGGGACAGGTGACGGTCCGCCGGCAGATGTCCGCCGGCGGCACCTACGACGCGCTCGGCGTCGAGCGCCAGGCCGGCGACGTGGCCATCACGAAACTGCAGGAGGGCCGCTGGTGGTACCCGACGGTCTACCGGGGCGACGACGGCACCCGGCGGGGGACGTACGTCAACGTCTGTACGCCGGTGGAGCTGTTCCCGGAGGCCGCCCGCTACGTCGACCTCCACGTCGACGTGGTGAAACACACCGACGGGACGGTCGAACGGGTCGACGACGACGAACTCGACGAGGCCGTCGAACGGGGCCACGTGAGCGAGCCGCTCGCCGAGAAAGCACGAAACGTTGCGAGAGCAGTCGAAAGAGGACTAAAGTAA
- a CDS encoding PrsW family intramembrane metalloprotease codes for MGNRDPIEAHADDSRDLYDVSTWEPRSSLDGLSVRLYRGILTTLRAIVILLAVLILLSQFLLGSIGVTFAQDPYSVGLVVLSVAPAVGLAAYVYFSDITSSEPLELIVGTFMLGILFAGFAAVLNTVLGPIVRGVPSAFGVIGAVVGSLLFFYLVVGPVEESVKLLAVRLYPYRDESFDAVIDGAVYGAAAGLGFATIENALYITRNLGAPGTEMALGTALTTAGLGWVAAGLADLSIPVVQSGASGIIGIFESGGRITALRALAGPGHVIYSAFAGYYLGLAKFNDEHAGPIVVKGIVIASLIHATYNVTVGFVPAVFSVAASQFLGVAVPDLVAFFAFVVIYDGIFGFVLFRKIARYRTLYREVRGRSDREEAFPPEATEFDP; via the coding sequence ATGGGAAACCGCGATCCGATAGAGGCACACGCCGACGACTCGCGTGACCTCTACGACGTCTCCACCTGGGAGCCCCGGTCGTCGCTGGACGGCCTCTCCGTCCGGCTGTACCGGGGGATACTGACCACGCTCCGGGCTATCGTCATCCTGCTGGCGGTGCTCATCCTGCTGAGCCAGTTCCTGCTCGGGAGCATCGGCGTGACGTTCGCCCAGGACCCCTACTCAGTCGGGCTGGTGGTGCTGTCGGTCGCGCCCGCGGTCGGTCTCGCCGCGTACGTCTACTTCTCCGATATCACCTCCTCGGAACCGCTCGAACTCATCGTCGGCACCTTCATGCTCGGCATCCTGTTCGCCGGCTTCGCCGCCGTCCTGAACACGGTGCTTGGTCCCATCGTCCGCGGGGTGCCCTCCGCCTTCGGCGTCATCGGTGCCGTCGTCGGCTCGCTGCTCTTCTTCTATCTCGTCGTCGGACCCGTCGAGGAGTCCGTGAAGCTGCTCGCCGTCCGGCTCTATCCGTACCGCGACGAGTCGTTCGACGCCGTCATCGACGGCGCCGTCTACGGTGCTGCCGCCGGCCTCGGGTTCGCCACCATCGAGAACGCGCTCTACATCACGCGCAACCTCGGTGCCCCGGGCACCGAGATGGCCCTCGGCACCGCCCTCACCACGGCCGGGCTCGGCTGGGTCGCCGCCGGGCTCGCGGACCTCTCCATCCCGGTCGTCCAGTCGGGCGCGAGCGGCATCATCGGCATCTTCGAGAGCGGCGGGCGCATCACCGCGCTCCGTGCGCTCGCCGGACCGGGCCACGTCATCTACTCCGCGTTCGCCGGCTACTACCTCGGGCTCGCGAAGTTCAACGACGAACACGCCGGCCCCATCGTGGTCAAGGGAATCGTCATCGCCTCGCTCATCCACGCCACCTACAATGTGACGGTCGGGTTCGTCCCCGCGGTGTTCAGCGTGGCGGCGAGCCAGTTCCTCGGCGTCGCCGTTCCCGACCTCGTGGCGTTCTTCGCGTTCGTCGTCATCTACGACGGCATCTTCGGGTTCGTCCTCTTCCGGAAGATTGCCCGGTACCGAACCCTCTACCGCGAGGTTCGGGGCCGGAGCGACCGCGAGGAGGCCTTCCCGCCCGAGGCGACCGAGTTCGACCCCTGA
- a CDS encoding LVIVD repeat-containing protein, translating into MNRRSVLRRGAALPFALSGAAAVTEAAGSSRQAESFDPLAELRVPKAKEVVLSADGRTAFLAVTDGFAVVDLTDPRSPTVVHENREPWAGEGNGRLEQIYDVKLDRETDLLAVVGPANPRNAWRGVIVYDVSDPTAPEKVAVHETDSFNHNCFATGGHVYLPENTSERNSMVVVDARAGEAVGRWSIADVDEQWTEVGPNWVLHDLYVHDDVAYLAYWDAGTWAVDVSDPTAPELLAKVRGRDPETFVEMTGSEARRDYSEPPGNDHYVATNDDGTLLGISVESWDTDPSDDTGGPGGITLYDISDPTAAEELAFITPPPTDDPTFGGTWTTSHNFSFRGDRLYTSWYEGGVRVYDVSDPSAPALLARWRDSDAASMWTAVPAGDRDFFVGTSHRDGPRASSESSADRAALYTFPEPPADAEPLTPTPGANPSASATTTGATSGTPTDASTPTATDTASATPTESPDPAAGDTGAEPTGTAAAGPGFGPLAALGGLGLGAWRLLRRSDDER; encoded by the coding sequence GTGAACCGCCGCTCCGTCCTCCGCCGCGGCGCCGCCCTCCCGTTCGCGCTCTCAGGGGCCGCGGCCGTGACCGAAGCCGCCGGTAGCAGCCGTCAGGCCGAATCCTTCGACCCGCTCGCGGAACTTCGGGTTCCGAAGGCGAAGGAAGTCGTCCTGAGTGCCGACGGCCGGACCGCCTTCCTCGCCGTCACCGACGGGTTCGCTGTCGTCGACCTCACCGACCCCCGCTCGCCGACGGTCGTCCACGAGAACCGCGAGCCGTGGGCCGGCGAGGGGAACGGCCGCCTCGAACAGATCTACGACGTGAAACTCGACCGCGAGACGGACCTCCTCGCGGTCGTCGGCCCCGCGAACCCACGGAACGCGTGGCGCGGCGTCATCGTCTACGACGTTTCGGACCCGACCGCCCCGGAGAAGGTGGCCGTCCACGAGACCGACTCGTTCAACCACAACTGCTTCGCGACCGGCGGCCACGTCTACCTCCCCGAGAACACGAGCGAGCGCAACTCGATGGTCGTCGTCGACGCCCGTGCCGGCGAGGCCGTGGGGCGCTGGTCCATCGCCGACGTGGACGAGCAGTGGACGGAGGTCGGCCCGAACTGGGTCCTGCACGACCTGTACGTCCACGACGACGTGGCCTACCTCGCCTACTGGGACGCCGGGACGTGGGCGGTCGACGTGAGTGACCCGACCGCGCCGGAGCTCCTCGCCAAGGTCCGGGGCCGTGACCCCGAGACGTTCGTCGAGATGACCGGCTCCGAGGCACGGCGGGACTACTCCGAGCCGCCGGGCAACGACCACTACGTCGCCACGAACGACGACGGCACGCTGCTGGGTATCAGCGTCGAGTCCTGGGACACCGACCCGAGCGATGACACTGGCGGTCCCGGCGGCATCACGCTGTACGACATCTCCGACCCGACCGCGGCCGAGGAACTGGCGTTCATCACGCCGCCGCCGACGGACGACCCCACCTTCGGCGGGACGTGGACGACCTCGCACAACTTCTCGTTCCGGGGTGACCGGCTCTACACCTCCTGGTACGAGGGCGGCGTCCGGGTGTACGACGTGAGCGACCCGTCCGCCCCGGCGCTGCTGGCGCGGTGGCGCGACAGCGACGCGGCGAGCATGTGGACCGCGGTGCCTGCCGGCGACCGCGACTTCTTCGTCGGGACCAGCCACCGCGACGGGCCGCGGGCGTCGAGCGAGAGCTCCGCCGACCGCGCCGCGCTCTACACCTTCCCCGAGCCGCCGGCCGACGCGGAGCCGCTGACGCCGACGCCGGGGGCGAACCCGTCCGCCAGCGCCACGACGACCGGGGCCACGTCGGGCACGCCGACCGACGCGTCGACGCCGACGGCGACCGACACGGCCAGCGCGACACCGACCGAATCGCCGGACCCGGCCGCCGGCGATACCGGCGCGGAGCCGACCGGGACGGCCGCGGCCGGTCCCGGCTTCGGCCCCCTCGCCGCGCTCGGGGGACTTGGACTCGGGGCGTGGCGGCTGCTGCGGCGCTCGGACGACGAACGATAG
- a CDS encoding SDR family NAD(P)-dependent oxidoreductase, which produces MTDSDVSTPDIAPDLNGRTALVTGSATGLGRGLLLALADAGADVAVHYRTSHEEATEVAAEAREHSVEATIVQGDVTDPDSVDSMFDDAEASLGTVDVLVNNVGAFAPSHWEAIGWERWNLVLETNLNGTAICSQRALGPMRERGWGRIVNLGYASSEKGLVSPKNFPYFVAKAGVLMFTRMLAADTQDDGITVNAVSPYVVENSDEFPDDAPRGRWASYEDLAAPLLFFCSDAADYVSGENVEVDGGWLPEKV; this is translated from the coding sequence ATGACCGACAGCGACGTCTCGACACCCGACATCGCGCCGGACCTGAACGGGCGGACGGCACTGGTGACCGGGAGTGCGACGGGGCTCGGACGTGGCCTGCTGCTGGCGCTGGCCGACGCGGGCGCCGACGTGGCCGTCCACTACCGAACGAGCCACGAGGAAGCCACGGAGGTGGCCGCCGAGGCCCGCGAGCACAGCGTCGAGGCCACGATTGTCCAGGGCGATGTGACCGACCCCGACAGCGTCGATTCGATGTTCGACGACGCCGAAGCCTCGCTCGGGACCGTCGACGTGCTCGTCAACAACGTGGGCGCGTTCGCACCCAGCCACTGGGAGGCGATCGGCTGGGAGCGCTGGAACCTCGTCCTGGAGACGAACCTGAACGGGACCGCCATCTGCTCACAGCGCGCGCTCGGGCCGATGCGCGAGCGGGGCTGGGGTCGCATCGTCAACCTCGGCTACGCCTCCAGCGAGAAGGGACTCGTCAGCCCGAAGAACTTCCCGTACTTCGTCGCGAAGGCGGGCGTCCTGATGTTCACGCGGATGCTCGCGGCCGACACGCAGGACGACGGAATCACCGTCAACGCCGTCTCCCCGTACGTCGTGGAGAACTCCGACGAGTTCCCGGACGACGCGCCGCGCGGCCGGTGGGCCTCGTACGAGGACCTCGCGGCGCCGCTCCTCTTTTTCTGCTCGGATGCCGCCGACTACGTCTCCGGGGAGAACGTCGAGGTCGACGGCGGATGGCTGCCCGAGAAGGTTTGA
- a CDS encoding DUF7532 family protein has product MHFDPREQAALREVGLTTEELQAASEAVAEAVADAAADLEAFFDEHEVVYSTMDQAHSSAEFPEHEVRWLDTYTHAADLRGWLRFDTWGVPVEDGRVLPDGTVELTLGPTVNGRVRFAPTREALE; this is encoded by the coding sequence ATGCACTTCGACCCCCGCGAGCAGGCGGCGCTCCGCGAGGTCGGCCTGACGACCGAGGAGCTACAGGCGGCCTCCGAGGCCGTGGCGGAGGCCGTCGCCGATGCGGCGGCCGACCTCGAGGCGTTCTTCGACGAGCACGAGGTCGTCTACTCCACGATGGACCAGGCCCACTCCAGCGCCGAGTTCCCCGAACACGAGGTCCGCTGGCTCGACACCTACACCCACGCGGCGGACCTCCGGGGGTGGCTCCGGTTCGACACCTGGGGCGTCCCCGTCGAGGACGGCCGCGTCCTCCCTGACGGCACCGTCGAGTTGACTCTCGGACCGACCGTGAACGGGCGTGTCCGGTTCGCGCCGACGCGCGAGGCGCTGGAATGA
- a CDS encoding ROK family protein, with product MSCYAAIDLGATNTRALVAGPDGDERGRARRSTPQADGATVTAAVVATLEAACEAAAVAPGHLDAIGVGSIGPLDVDAGAVVDPPNVPAERIALVDALCERTDAPVTLENDAVAGIRGERRFTDCPENAVYLTLSTGVGAGVAVDGHVLRGRRGNAAEVGHLTLVPAGRPCGCGGTGHWEAYCSGSGIAAHARDRAAAGHETALDAETLDAEAVFEATDSAAVLAAAADPDVAPSDLDGDPLATRVVAETVRLNARGVAALTHAYAPELVSVGGAVALSNPALVVDPLAGLLDEGGLAVPAPEVRATPLGEDAVLRGALASVLPE from the coding sequence ATGTCGTGTTACGCCGCCATCGACCTCGGGGCGACGAACACGCGGGCGCTGGTCGCCGGCCCCGATGGGGATGAGCGTGGCCGTGCCCGCCGCTCGACCCCCCAGGCCGACGGTGCGACCGTCACCGCGGCCGTGGTGGCCACGCTCGAGGCGGCCTGTGAGGCCGCGGCCGTCGCTCCCGGGCACCTCGACGCCATCGGTGTCGGGAGTATCGGCCCGCTCGACGTCGACGCGGGCGCGGTCGTCGACCCGCCGAACGTCCCTGCCGAGCGTATCGCCCTCGTCGACGCGCTCTGCGAGCGCACGGATGCACCCGTCACCCTCGAGAACGACGCCGTGGCCGGTATCCGCGGCGAGCGGCGATTCACCGACTGTCCCGAGAACGCCGTCTACCTCACGCTCTCGACGGGCGTCGGCGCCGGCGTCGCCGTCGACGGCCACGTCCTCCGGGGCCGGCGCGGCAACGCCGCCGAGGTCGGCCACCTCACGCTCGTTCCCGCCGGCCGACCCTGTGGCTGTGGCGGGACGGGCCACTGGGAGGCCTACTGCTCCGGGAGCGGCATCGCCGCCCACGCCCGTGACCGCGCGGCGGCCGGCCACGAGACGGCTCTCGACGCCGAGACGCTCGACGCCGAAGCGGTGTTCGAGGCGACCGATTCCGCGGCCGTCCTCGCCGCCGCCGCGGACCCGGATGTCGCCCCATCCGACCTCGACGGTGACCCCCTCGCCACGCGCGTCGTCGCGGAGACCGTCCGCCTGAACGCCCGCGGGGTCGCGGCGCTGACCCACGCGTACGCGCCCGAACTCGTCTCCGTCGGCGGTGCCGTCGCGCTGTCGAACCCCGCGCTCGTGGTCGACCCGCTCGCCGGCCTGCTCGACGAGGGGGGCCTCGCGGTGCCCGCGCCCGAGGTCCGCGCGACGCCGCTGGGCGAGGACGCCGTACTCCGCGGCGCGCTGGCGAGCGTGCTGCCCGAGTAG
- a CDS encoding MaoC family dehydratase, whose amino-acid sequence MEYYEDMEVGDVTEHGTYEMTKEEIKEFAEQYDPQPFHTDEEAAEESIFGSLAASGWHTASACMRLLVEGVLEDQASLGAAGVDELRWKQPVYPGDELTVRVETIEKEPHPTDPTRGRVNSRMTGINQDGDEVITWVGLGMVKRREPLDEAPGGD is encoded by the coding sequence ATGGAGTACTACGAGGACATGGAGGTCGGCGACGTGACCGAGCACGGCACCTACGAGATGACGAAGGAGGAGATCAAGGAGTTCGCCGAGCAGTACGACCCGCAGCCGTTCCACACGGACGAGGAGGCCGCCGAGGAGTCCATCTTCGGCTCGCTGGCGGCGTCGGGCTGGCACACGGCCAGCGCCTGCATGCGCCTGCTCGTCGAGGGCGTGCTGGAGGACCAGGCCTCGCTGGGCGCGGCGGGTGTCGACGAGCTCCGCTGGAAGCAGCCCGTCTACCCGGGTGACGAGCTGACGGTTCGTGTCGAGACCATCGAGAAGGAGCCCCACCCCACGGACCCGACCCGAGGTCGGGTCAACTCCCGGATGACCGGTATCAACCAGGACGGCGACGAAGTCATCACGTGGGTCGGGCTGGGGATGGTGAAGCGGCGCGAGCCGCTGGACGAGGCGCCCGGCGGGGACTGA
- a CDS encoding LVIVD repeat-containing protein: MRRRRFLRRAGLTAGGLGLFPGVAAGGGPASDAAETGTPTFTPRQTTPVAEGTAPLGRLPVDGLREAVLSPDGRVAYCATTDGFAVVDLADPAAPELLVDEREPLSDREDRLFDVFDVKLDAENELLAVVAPANPAGQDVFRGLLVYDVRDPAAPERVTVYETDYFNHNCFATGGHVYLCANRGDRNGVVVVDARSGERVGEWSLADRDGRWRDVRLQNWVLHDLSVHDDVAYLAYWDAGTVLLDVSDPTAPSFRSRVGGRGPGQLAALTSDEANDEALEPPGNDHYTAVNDDGTLLGVGVESWDADPEDDEGGPGGIALYDVSDPRSPEELAVIAPPPTPDPSFSGVWTTSHNFSFRGDRLYTSWYRGGVRVHDVSDPTDPTLLARWRDSYNASFWTAEPAGERDFFVAPSWKGRDDEGALAFDRAALYTFTDPEPPTPTESATSSDGQPGLGLLSGLAGLGAGALYALVRRHRSREVPPDHKA; this comes from the coding sequence ATGAGACGGCGCAGATTCCTGCGACGGGCCGGGCTGACCGCGGGTGGCCTCGGACTGTTCCCTGGCGTTGCCGCGGGTGGCGGGCCAGCCTCGGATGCGGCCGAGACGGGGACGCCGACGTTCACGCCGCGCCAGACCACGCCAGTCGCCGAGGGGACGGCGCCGCTGGGCCGGCTCCCGGTCGATGGCCTCCGCGAGGCCGTCCTCTCCCCGGACGGGCGGGTTGCCTACTGCGCGACGACGGACGGGTTCGCGGTCGTCGACCTCGCGGACCCGGCCGCGCCGGAGCTGCTGGTCGACGAGCGCGAACCGCTGAGCGACCGCGAGGACCGGCTGTTCGACGTGTTCGACGTGAAACTGGACGCCGAGAACGAGTTGCTGGCAGTGGTCGCGCCGGCGAACCCCGCGGGTCAGGACGTGTTCAGGGGACTGCTCGTCTACGACGTGCGCGACCCCGCCGCCCCCGAACGCGTCACCGTCTACGAGACGGACTACTTCAACCACAACTGCTTCGCGACCGGCGGCCACGTCTACCTCTGTGCCAACCGCGGCGACCGGAACGGCGTGGTCGTCGTCGACGCCCGCTCGGGCGAGCGGGTGGGTGAGTGGTCGCTCGCCGACCGCGACGGGCGCTGGCGGGACGTCCGCCTGCAGAACTGGGTGCTGCACGACCTGTCCGTCCACGACGACGTGGCCTACCTGGCGTACTGGGACGCCGGGACGGTCCTGCTCGACGTGAGCGACCCGACCGCGCCCTCGTTCCGCTCGCGCGTCGGCGGCCGGGGGCCCGGACAACTCGCGGCGCTCACCAGCGACGAGGCCAACGACGAGGCGCTGGAGCCGCCCGGAAACGACCACTACACTGCCGTCAACGACGACGGAACCCTCCTCGGCGTGGGCGTCGAATCGTGGGACGCCGACCCCGAGGACGACGAGGGGGGCCCCGGCGGCATCGCGCTGTACGACGTGTCCGACCCGCGCTCGCCCGAGGAGCTGGCGGTCATCGCGCCGCCGCCGACGCCGGACCCCTCCTTCTCGGGCGTCTGGACGACCTCGCACAACTTCTCGTTCCGGGGCGACCGGCTCTACACCTCGTGGTACCGCGGCGGCGTCCGGGTACACGACGTGAGCGACCCCACCGACCCGACGCTCCTCGCGCGCTGGCGGGACTCGTACAACGCGAGCTTCTGGACCGCGGAACCGGCGGGCGAGCGCGACTTCTTCGTCGCGCCGTCGTGGAAGGGCCGCGACGACGAGGGCGCGCTCGCCTTTGACCGGGCCGCGCTGTACACGTTCACGGACCCGGAGCCGCCCACACCGACGGAGTCGGCCACATCGAGCGACGGCCAGCCCGGGCTCGGTCTGCTGAGCGGGCTCGCGGGACTCGGCGCCGGGGCGCTGTATGCCCTGGTGCGGCGGCACCGAAGCCGCGAGGTCCCCCCCGACCACAAGGCTTAG
- a CDS encoding LURP-one-related/scramblase family protein, with amino-acid sequence MAPDPASKYDIQGIELSDDRYTVVQSLIRNKYKAMDASGNVVLRGKQKMFKMKEEFPFTDGDGTDVFTVKAGGIIDVAGNYVLSDAQTGENLVILDNDYSILQDTWTIRDAETEAALAKIDSRGAATTIARNVLPFGELIPHKYEITDASGNHVGSIEGQFSLKDTYEITIDDASDVPKEPIIAAAMVIDAIQGN; translated from the coding sequence ATGGCCCCCGACCCCGCGTCGAAGTACGACATCCAGGGTATCGAGCTGAGCGACGACCGCTACACCGTGGTCCAGTCGCTCATCCGGAACAAGTACAAGGCGATGGACGCGTCCGGGAACGTCGTCCTCCGCGGGAAGCAGAAGATGTTCAAGATGAAAGAGGAGTTCCCGTTCACCGACGGGGACGGCACCGACGTGTTCACCGTCAAGGCCGGCGGCATCATCGACGTCGCGGGGAACTACGTCCTCTCGGACGCCCAGACGGGCGAGAACCTCGTCATCCTGGATAACGACTACTCCATCCTGCAGGACACCTGGACCATCCGCGACGCCGAGACGGAGGCCGCGCTGGCGAAGATCGACTCCCGCGGCGCCGCGACGACCATCGCCCGGAACGTGCTGCCGTTCGGCGAGCTCATCCCCCACAAGTACGAGATCACCGACGCGAGCGGGAACCACGTCGGCTCCATCGAGGGCCAGTTCTCGCTGAAGGACACGTACGAGATCACCATCGACGACGCCAGCGACGTGCCCAAAGAACCGATCATCGCGGCGGCGATGGTCATCGACGCCATCCAGGGGAACTGA